Sequence from the Fragaria vesca subsp. vesca linkage group LG4, FraVesHawaii_1.0, whole genome shotgun sequence genome:
AGTTTTTTAATTGAAATGGGCTTTAAAATTCTTGTTTTTTAGTTAAATGTTTATTTTCCCAACAACGTGTGTGTGTGTGTGTATATATTTCTCTTGCTTTATTTTATTCACGATTTTTTTGATTATATATTTTTGTTTCCTGTTATTATAGTGACAAGAGTTGGATGCAATTAGGGAGAGGGTCCCCAGTTTATATGAGAGGCATTTTTGATTTTCTTGAGTTCGTGCGTCTACATAGTCCTCCAGACAAAGTTATTCACATATGTCCGTGCAACAAATGTCTCAATTGGACATCAGTAACATATGAAGACATGTATTCTCACTTGGCACTAAACGGTATTTGTCCTAGTTATACCACATGGACATGGCACGGCGAAAATCAAGTTCAAATGCCTACACTTGCAGAAATTCAAGCACAACATAATCAGCAGGCATGATCTTCCAATGCTAGTTACGAGGACCCTACTGTGATGAACCTCTTAAACGATGCCTTCCCGTTCGCCGCCTCAGGATACCAGCAAAATGTTGTTTATGACAACGCCCCTGACACCTTCCCTAATGTCTCCCACGTTGACTACAGCAGTGATTATGATAAGTACAACAGGCTTGTATGGGAAGTACAAACCCCATTGTATCCTGGCAGTGAGCATACTGTGTTGGGTACCGTCATGGAACACATGTAGATAAAAAACAAGCGGGGAAAGACTAAGACATGTTTTGATGAGGATATTGCACTTATGAAGAAAGTGCTTCCCAAAGGTAACAGTTGTCCGGAAAATTTTGATCAGGTAAAAAGGATGTTGGCTGGCCTCGGTCTTGATCACCAAAAGATAGATGCTTGCGTCAATAACTGCTTCTTGTATTACAAAGACAACAAGGATGAAGTTGAGTGCCTACACTGCTATGAGCCAAGGTATGAAGCTTCCACTTCATATAAGCAGAAAAAACCCATTCGTAGGAAGGTTCTTCGTTACTTCCCATTGGGTTCTCGTCTGCAACGTCTGTACATGTCTTCACATACGGCCAAGCATATGAGATGGCACCAAGCAAGGCACCAGGGAGAGGAGATGATAGATCCAGATAATCTCACACACCCCGCAGACGGGGAGGCTTGGAAGCACTTTGACCGTTCTTTTCCCGAATTTGCTGGAGAGTGTCAAAATGTCAGACTCGGACTTGCAACAGACGGATTCAATCCTACTGGAAACATGAATTTGTCTTACAGCATTTGGCCTGTGATAGTATTTCCGTTTTTTGTAGTGATAATGTGTTCCATGTTTCATTGTTGAAGAAAAAATTGGGTGATGCAGTGCCTGTCTTTCCCCAGCTACCCCCTCTTTTGGATCCAACTAATCCAATGTAGCAACCCTTGAAGGTGTTGAGTAGAAGAATTTATAAGAAGAATGGAGCTGCTGGTACACAGTGGTTAGTTCAGTGGAAAGGTGCTTCAACAGAAGATGCCACTTGGGAAGATACAGCTCTGATGACCAAGCGTTTTCCAGATTTTGATAAGGATAGCAGCTGATTGGAATGGAGTCTAGGCAGCACCAAACTTGAGGTCAAGTTTTAGTGAAGCGGGGTGGATTATTAGGAAATAAGTTAAGTTCACAGTTTCTTGGTTTGCAAGGGAAGGTCTGTGTGCTTTTGGTAAACGCTGCATTTTGTTGTTGTTGAGTCAGCTAGTTGTGTGGTTATCAATTTATGTAGTGAGGTGTTAGCAACCACTGTTGTGATGACGCGTGGTCACCTTGTGCGCGTCCCATTATATGAGACGTAGCCTGGGTTGTAAGAGTTATCCAGAAATTAATACAATTTACTTCTTTTTCTGCATTTCTTTCTTGTTCTTCATTTTCTTCTATCAAAATCCAGAGAGTCAGGGTTGGTACCCTAACAGTACCCACTAGCAAAGAGTACTACTCTAATTACGACTCTATTTGTTTTCTCACAACGTTGATATAATGGAGAGGTAACTAGTTATGTAACACGATTACATATTCTAATGTCTAATAAAGCAGTTTCCTACTATGTTGTCGTCGGAGTTTCATCTTTAATTCTACTAGGAGGTTACGACCATTTGACCAAGGGTATTGCTAAATGTACCCAGCAAATGTCTTAGTAGACCCAGCCAACTTTTACACCCATCAAAATAATATAACTTTCCAATAGTACCCTTTATCAAATCCAGCAGAACTCACCTAAAATTCCAGAAAAACAAACATTGCATTCAATCAATTCATACTATTGATGAAAAAGCATTAAGGGGGAATCAACAAATGAATTTTAGATTAAGAGCCTTTAAGGAAGATGATTTCGTGTCCTTTTGCAACAAATCTTCCTCACGAAATCTTGGGCTTGTGTTCGGGTTTGAAATTGTAGACCAAGTCTTTTCAGCTGATTTGTTTCAAATCATAAGGAGGCAACAACACCTCATTACCTCAATGTTAGACAACAATTGGCCAGATTACTCTTCTTAGATTGAATTTGCTGCATCATCATCATGCTTTATCTTTTACATTAAGTTCAATCTAAAAGTAACCAACCAAAACCACCTGATCATCTCAGACACTTTAGGATCACAGCATAAAAAGCACAAAGAAAAAACTCAATTCAACATAAACTCATATCCAGCCTTAATACTCTCGAAGCTAATCGAGTTTTAGAACCCCGCAGTAACGCGGCATTACCCATTCTTCTATAACGAATGTGTTTTATGGTTGTGGATATTGATGGGTTGATAGAGTGAGGGTATTATTGGAAAGTTGTTGGGTGTAATTAGAAATTATATCATTTAGCTGGGTGTAGAAAGTTTGCTGGGTCTACGTAGCAAATTGCTGGGTACATTTAGCAACACCCTTTGACCAATGGGCTGGCACGAGCACGGCACGAAGCACGATTAGGCACACTTAAACCAGGTCAGGCCTGGCCGGCCAGTTCGCTACCTCTAATCCAGGACTGGCCCCATCTATGTTCCCTTTTTTAAAAACCAATGTGAGGCTTCTATCATCGAACACTTTGAGTTGGCTTATTATTCATACGTTTAAAATGACATTGGTAGTCTCCCAGTTGTACCTGAAATCTAAAAGTCACAACACTCGAGGATATAACACTAGTAGAAAAAAGGCTTAAGCGACGGGTACTTTAACATTGCTTAAGCGACGAAAACGAATATCGTCGCTCAAAATACATTTTTCGTCGCTACAATTTTCTAGGGCGATGAAATGTTTTTGTCGCCTAAACTTCGTCGCTACAGGTCCTACTAAGGCGACAACAAAGATTTTGTCGCAAATTATTTATGTAGTGACGAAAATGTTAACACTTAAGCGACGAAAAATTTTGTCGCATGATATCCTTAACCTAACTGACAAATTTACTTTTTGTCACTTTAGATTTAGACTAAAACGACGGAACTTTTGACTTTAGAGCCACAAAAATGTTTGTCGCGTGATATCTTTCACCTAACCGAAAAATTGACTTTTCATCATCTTAGGCTAACACTAAAGTGACGAAACTTTTGACCTTAAAGCGACGAAATTGTTTGTCACATAATATCCTTCACCTAACCGAAGAATTGACTATCGTCGTCTTAGATTAAGACTAAAGCGACGGAACTTTGAGTTTAGAGCGACAAACATGTTTGTCGCATGATAACCTTCTCCTAAGCGACGGAACTTTTTGACTTTAGCGACGAAATATTTCGTCGCTTAAGTGAAATCTTTTTTATATCCTCTGTATCACTTCCAGATCGAAAAACTGGAGGAAAACATATCTCAAACAATCAAAAAAAATCTGCACAGATCAATCTCGCAAATCTCTGGCTTATTTGATGCATGATCATCATCCGTGTTCTTCTAATGCATTGTTTATCTTCATCCACTAGTTTGTAGTTTGGTACATGCTCTTTCTCCCTCTTTTCTACCATTTTTTCCGATGAGTTTTCCGGTGAAGTATTCCGGTCAGTTCTTGTTATTCTTTGTTACTAATTTTTGATGTGTTGGTTTTATGATGAATTTTGGTTACCTATTGGTTTTCTTGTTTATATATTACATTTTTTCATATCACTAAATGTTGAATTTTGGTAATATTTATTAGAATATTTAGGTTGATTGTACACCTAAATCATTTCTGTATGCAAATGATTATATGTGTGTTTATTTGCACGATGAATGTAAGAATGATTATATTCTTGCATTCTAGCTACTTACATGTTTAGCCTTAGAAATCCCGTTCAAGAATTATTTTGTTACAACTTTGTTTGACAAAATGATTCTTGAATTGTCCCATTTTTGGACAGTTTGGGAGAACATGACTTTGATTCGCACTGATTTATGTTATGGTGGTTTAGTTTTTGATAGTGGGTAATTTCGACATGGTCTCCCGCTACTATTCCTCGTGTAATACCCCGAAAATTTGATATTAGTTTCTAATATTATTTGGGAGTTTTCGAGTTAGAAGTTAGTGTGTTTTTGAGGTTCGAAGAAAGAGCGGAAGTGTTCGGACGCATAATTACCCGAAAGGGTTCTTTTTATTTCTTTAAGGGTCATAGAGTTGACTTTTTAGTTGTTGGGTTTTTCGAGAAACTTCCTTCACGGAAGTTGTAGAGCACGACGATACGAGTTCGTAGACACGTGGCACGCGTAAAACGGACTTCGTATGAGAAAGTTACGGTCATAGAAAATTAGTTTCCGATTTTGGAAAGTATATAAATATAAAGTGGTGGGTTTTATTTTTGGAAACCTAGAATTTTTCAGACCGGTTTCTCTCTCCTCTCTCCCCGAGACGCACGCACAGCCGGACCTTCACCGGAACAGAACTCCTCCGTCCGGCCACCATTCAAGACGCCATTGGTCCCGTTCGGTTCGCACGGGTGTCCTCTCCATTCCTGGACCACTGCTGCTCACCGTCGCTCCGTCTGACGCCGTCACGAGACGGAAGAGCTGCTGCGGTTTCGTCAGAGTAGAGGTCGGTCGTCCGGCCATCGTTTTGGCCGCCACCAGTTCCATTCGATTGGTCTCGTCCTCACCTACCCAACCGTGTCGGTCTTTGACGCTGGTGACCGGCGTACAAGGCGCAGCCTAGCCCGGAAGCCACTGCCACCGTGCCGTTGATCGGACTCGCCGTTTCCGGCGGTGACGAGAGACACCCTTAGGTGAGTCTTGATCCCCTCCTCCTCCTGGTAGTGTCTAGGCATAGATTGAAGCAAGTTTTTGAGGTTTTGAGGCCGGTTTTGCAGGTTTGAGTTATGATTCCAGGTTAGGGTTTCGGGGCAGTTTCCGGCCGGTTCTGGCCAAAATTGGTTGAAGCCTCAAGTATGAAAATTGCTCCCCTTGCTTCAAGCTTCAACTTTGCTGTTGAGAGTTTTCTCTAATTCGAAAGTTTTTGGTGGCGCGTGGGGCCCACTCGCCGCCGCCTGTGGCGGCGCGTGGCAGCGCGTCCGGTAGGGTTTGTGGCTTAGGCTGCTTTGTTTTGGCTAGCTCTTGTTTTGGTGACCTTATTGAGATGTAGATTTCCTAGGTTGTGAGCAAGATTTGCATGTTAGGACTTTAAGTGTGATATTGGGCTTGGTTGAGGTTTGGGTTAGGGTTTGAGGTTTAGAGGCAGCTTAGAGGCAGCCTTATTGGGGTCGTTAAGTTCGATGACTTTAAAAAGTTGTCCTCCCTTGAGCTAAGGGTTGGTTACGGGTGTTTTGTTATCCTAAAGTCCTTGGTTACTAAGGTTTTTAATTGTGTGGTTTTAGGTGATTTGTGAAGTGGTGTTTTTGGCTTGCTCTTATTGTTGTGGAAATTTCAGCGGGCTTATTAGGTGAGTAAAATCTCACCAAGGTCCACTTGTGACCTTTTTATTTTGTGTTGTTGATAATGATTATTATGATGTTGATAGTGATGATGATAAGGTTTCTGTTGATAAAATGATGATGATTATTGTTGATGATTTTAATTTAAAATATTTTATTTCTTTTGGTTGTTTTAAAATATATGAGCTTGATCACCAACGGCTCATAGGTAAGATAAAACAAGTTTTCCTATTATATGATTATTTTTAAGGTTCTTAAAATTATAATATTTTTGGTTGTTGATAAGTTATTCTTGTGGGAATAACCATATCTTGTGCATATAAACATATCCATGTGGAAGGATATAATTTTTATGATGTGCTTTTTGTGTTGTTGATGATGTTGAATTAAAGAATATGCTATTGTTTATTTTTAAAAATAAATGAGTAGATAGTCAAACTGGGTTCCAAGCCCTTAATCGGGTGATTGGTTGCGGTTATGATGATTCTACTCTTTTTGAGAATTGTTGTGTAGATAGTCAAACTGGGTTCCAAGCCTTTAGTCGGGTGATTGGTTACGGTTATGATGCTATTATTATTTTGTGATGTGATATTGGACAGTCAAACTGGGTTTCAAGCCTTTGGCCGGGTGATTGGTTACGGTTAGGAATAGAGCTCTAGTCCGTCTGTCGGTGTAGGTCATGGGAGATACCTTATGGTATCTGGGACCCATGGGTACACAAATTGTTGTTGTAGGTCATGAGAGGTATTTATTAATATCTGGGACTCATGGGTACATGTTATTTGTAAAAGTGTTGAAAATGTGGTTTTAACTTTGTTCTTAATTGTTGTCATTTAACTTGTTTTGAATATCTCCTGAACTATGCTTAATGCAGGAGATTCCTCAATTCTTATTTGTGTGATTTTTAGTGGAATTCCTAAACTATCATTAATTGCAGGATTCTCTTATGATTGAGTGTTTTATGAATTGTTATGTTTTCTTAATTACTTTCTTTGATTTGTTTATTAAGGCATTCCTTAACTAAGTTCTAAGCAGAAATTTCCGGTTTTATTTTGTGTGATGTTAGGTAGAGATATATTTTGAGAGTTACTCGTATGGGCTTTTTAGCTTACCAGGTTTGTTGTTTACAACCCGGTGCACCAATTTTTGGTGTAGGGGTTAGACCTGCAGGTGTTGATCAGCAGGGTTGAAGCGGTGGCTTAGGAGCTGGGTTTTAGACAATGTACAATTATTTGTATATTTTGTTAATTTGTTTTTAAGCTCTTGTGAGCGACGTTATTATTACTAGACTTTTGAAGTTGATGTAATTAGGGAGATCTAATGTTTAACTCAATTGTTGAGTTTGTTGACATTTACATTTTCAGTATTTGTTTTTAGTTAGATAGTTGTTAAGAAGGTTTTGGGATATTAAGATTTTAAGATATATCATGCCCAAATTTTTGAAAATTTATCCTTCGAAAATTGGGGTGTGACACCTCGAGTGCACATTAGGTATATAAATTGATGCACTTGGGGAACTGTAGGGAGATGCTGTCGAAATTTTCCCACGTCTGATTCAAAACCACCATAACATAAATCAGTGCGAAACAAAGTCATGTTCTCCTGAATGGGATTAGGACCCTAACTGGAGGCATAAGGTGAAGAAGAAGAATTGAATGGATATATGTGCTTATTTGTTGCTAACGATGTGCATTTTTTTTTCCTATTATGACAGGCATGTGGAAAAAATGGACAAGAGTTGGATGCAGTACAATAGGGGACACCCTTTATATATACAGGGGATCGTAGATTTTCTAAAATTTGTACAACAATACGTTGGTGGAAATGAATGGCACAAGTGTCCGTGTAAAAGATATTGTTGCGGTAGTTGGGAGACAATTCAGGTATAGAAAAACATTTGTCACATTACGGCATGGATCCGTATTATACTACATGGACTGAACACGGTGAAGTGCTAGTTAATGATCCTATAATGACCCATTTCCTACCAAATAACTTGCATGAGGCTGGCTCATCTAGTACTTCCGCCAGCCCTTATATGGATCCCACGTTGAACATGCATGCTACATTATGCTTTTCCATACGCTTCAAGATATCATCAGGAAGAAACTTATCATGATGCACCCCAAGAAACATATTCTACTCTCTCGAACCTAAACACTGGTGATTACGATAAGTACAGTAGGATGCTCGAAGAAGCGCAAACCCCAGTGTACGAGGGATGTTCAGAAACTGTTTTGAGTTCTTTCATGGAACATATGAGTCTAAAAATGAAGCATAGGACCTCGAACGAACATTTTGATGATTATTCATCGTTTATCAGACGTTTGCTTCCCCTTGAAAACAAACTACCATCAAGTCATTACAAGGCAAAAAAGATCTTGAACGACCTCGGTCTTGGTTATGTGAAAATTGAAGCTTGTAAGAATAATTGTGTTATGTTTTACGGAGATTACAAAGACGCATTTAAATGTCCCAAGTGCAATGCATCGAGGTGGGAAGATACTCTTTCCCCTAAAGGGAAAAGGGTTCCTATGAAGGTGCTTCGTTATTTCCCGTTGACTCGTAGGCTGGAACGTCTCTACATGTGTGGAAAAACTGCTGAGGATATGAGATGGCACGGTATTCCGAGGGAAGATGACAATGAACTGATACACCCCACAGATGGGGAAGCATAGAAATCCTTTGACTTATCATTTCCTAATTTCGTTGCAGACATTCGAAATGTAAGGCTCAGACTCTTAACAGACAGGTTTAATCCTTTCGAAAACATGAACTTGTCTTATAGTATCTGGCCTGTTATTGTTGTTTGTTACAACCTGCCTCCCTAAATGTTAATGAAGAAGGAATATAACATGTTGGCTCTGTTAATTCCAGGACCAAAGTCTCCAGAAAAGTGTCTCGATGTGTATTTGAGACCACTGATTGATGAGTTGAATGGGTTATGGGAAAATGGAGCATTGATTTTTGACAAGCATACCGGTACTTCATTCATAATGAGAGCATCACTGATGTGGACTATTAGCGATTTTCCTGGTTATGGGATGTTGTCCTCTCATACCAATAAAGGGTACAAAGCTTGTCCACTCTACTTAACCGACATTAATTCTAGTTGCCACGCTGATAGGGTGTGTTATATGGGAGCTCGTAGATGGCTTCCAGATGATCATGAATGGAGACTTGATACAGTTAACTTTGATGGGCAACAAGAGTTTGGTCTGAAACCCCGAGAATGGAGTGGCGATGAAATTTTAGATTTGTTGAACTCCTTTGACTTCGAAAATCTAAGCAGTGATCGTGAAGTATTGGCTCGGAATCCTAAACGTCTTTTGTATCTTGACAATTGGACATACAAGAGTATATTCTTTGAGCTACCTTATTGGTCAAAGTTAAGAATAAGGCACAACCTAGATGTCATGCACATAGAGAAGAATGTTTGTGACAACATCATTGGAACAATTTTGGATATAAAAGAAAAGACTAAGGACACTATCAAAGCGCGGTGCGATTTGCAAAATATGGGTTTACGCCCACACTCTTGTGGGTAAAACGGACCAGCTCTAAAGTTGTTATGCCTATTGCACCTTACCAGGTGAAACCGGCTTTGAGGCCTAAAGTTTTCAGCTGGATTCAAGATGTTAAGTATCCTCAAGGGTATGCAGCAAATATAGCTCGATGTGTTAAAGTGGGGGAAGAGAAGATAATTGGAATGAAGATGCATGACTGTCACGTTTTGCTGCAACGGCTACTTCCAGTCGTAATTGGACCATATATGCATCGTGAGGTTGTGGAGACATTAGTAGCCTTGTCCCGGTTCTGACAGAAGTTATGTGTTCGGGAGTTGAAGATGTCACACCCTAATTTTCGAATTTTCGAAGGATAAATTTTCAAAAATTTGGGCATGATATATCTTAAAATCTTAATATCCCAAAACCTTCTCAACAACTATCTAACTAAAAACAAATACTGAAAATGTAAATGTCAACAAACTCAACAATTGAGTTAAACATTAGATCTCCCTAAATACATCAACTTCAAAAGTCTAGTAATAATAACGTCGCTCACAAGAGCTTAAAAACAAATTAACAAAATATACAAATAATTGTACATTGTCTAAAACCCAGCTCCTAAGCCACCGCTTCAACCCTGCTGATCAACACCTGCAGGTC
This genomic interval carries:
- the LOC101305844 gene encoding uncharacterized protein LOC101305844, with translation MKHRTSNEHFDDYSSFIRRLLPLENKLPSSHYKAKKILNDLGLGYVKIEACKNNCVMFYGDYKDAFKCPKCNASRWEDTLSPKGKRVPMKVLRYFPLTRRLERLYMCGKTAEDMRWHDIRNVRLRLLTDRFNPFENMNLSYRPKSPEKCLDVYLRPLIDELNGLWENGALIFDKHTGTSFIMRASLMWTISDFPGYGMLSSHTNKGYKACPLYLTDINSSCHADRVCYMGARRWLPDDHEWRLDTVNFDGQQEFGLKPREWSGDEILDLLNSFDFENLSSDREVLARNPKRLLYLDNWTYKSIFFELPYWSKLRIRHNLDVMHIEKNVKPALRPKVFSWIQDVKYPQGYAANIARCVKVGEEKIIGMKMHDCHVLLQRLLPVVIGPYMHREVVETLVALSRF